The following coding sequences are from one Xiphophorus couchianus chromosome 22, X_couchianus-1.0, whole genome shotgun sequence window:
- the vps8 gene encoding vacuolar protein sorting-associated protein 8 homolog isoform X4, giving the protein MSQSPDSRSLLSASSQLNLMEVESIDDKEFDIPQVDTPPTLESILSQMEEEEEDPFVLEDTCLLNTDNMDAQSYDTSSLASSDSGDPAHLKRKRRTLDQNAAVHGSVLRLSLLKGISAQIVAAADKVDAGLPTAIAMSGVIAVGTSHGLALVFGKDTNQALRLCLGSKTTGAEFGAVSALSINQDCSRVLCGFAKGQITMWDLANGKLLRTITDAHPPGTAILHVKFTDDPTLAVCNDSGGSVFELTFRRVMGIRSCDSRCLFSGSKGEVCCIEPLRTPPDFRDHPITCYSLLAMASLTKILIIGLKPSLNVWMTLPYTKSDPSSVPQLAWQFVPVQKTVNPMLAFCKGDSVHFLLVKKEETDTIHVIKQRQLQLSCDIISLNWINSCSLVLLDSHEKLHVVDRPTQDILETLDLEQVQLVYNSRHFKSLATGGNVSQALALVGEKACYQSLSSYAGQIVCLGTKSAHIMSLRNWKERLDCLLKQEHFTEALSLAWSFHEGTAKAVVGLHGDSQKRKAVISDKMVEILLHFTEYAVKKCPEQGKLQVLEQHFQEVVPVLVDYCLLLQKADLLFNQLYSRLVENMVAKGVFLESLESYIVANRLGHITTPVMKDLLAHYHDNGMMDSLERCIVHLDVTSLDIQQVVQVCWNNQLYDAVIYIFNRGMNDYITPMEKLFSVIGPRVREGRSLTGDDVVMGNKLLVYISCCLAGRAYPIGDIPEDLVVQVKYQVFEFLIRLHSGDSSQKEEVFPFIHTLLHFDTREFLNVLAMTFDDVQNDKQALEYQQRIVDILLQVMVDNPDFTPSQVGGLFTFLARQLAKPNNTLFVNRNLFDQVLEFLCCPDDDSRHTERQQVLLELLQVGGVVQFNEERLFTLAEKAKFYQICEFLYEKKHLYDRIVDCYLQDPLRKAEIFSYIHNLMSMPGYSSEEKLKVKEKVLQHMQELVSLDPGKLADLVVWHFTEEVQTIISELQASLCVSLQDDSLLFQFLRCLLKFQEGCQATSRLPLESEFYELLLDLMCRFEPQELLKFLHTSQHYRLEEAIQITEKYHCNEAKAYLLEKKGDIPGAFAGLLQTLKERLDVLAAEMSGGIGGGVDGRDEEEANGEFTLTTVKSSLNQMILFCHRNCQNLDQEQRKDLWFPLLDTMMASQKEVMGLSDKHISDGLKEMTLKVLNCMSSFISLPAIIQQILQDPVYGRGKLAEIQGLILGMLDTFTYEQTLLETTTNLLNHDLHWSLAHLRSAVTKGLHPRQDCCNICLQHYKRKQDASEEIIVFSCGHLYHLQCLQQKDSGWGAASEPQQPWRCYKCSSSHGGRGGACSEPNRSRSASLAQTRFSSGHHEKGTETHRKKVVAVATLDVQQELSWDHLRGLYRGPSRLSILSEVSHGHSSEKAGFLLPAQPESFHLKLAPPPLFEE; this is encoded by the exons ATGTCGCAGTCTCCAGACAGCAGGAGCCTTTTATCCGCTTCTTCCCAGCTCAACCTGATGGAAGTAGAGTCG ATTGACGATAAGGAGTTTGACATTCCCCAAGTGGACACCCCCCCCACACTGGAGAGCATCCTGAGTCAG atggaggaggaggaggaggacccTTTTGTTCTGGAGGACACCTGCCTTTTAAACACGGACAACATGGACGCTCAGTCCTATGACACGTCCTCCTTGGCCAGCTCTGACAGCGGAGACCCGGCACACCTCAAACG GAAGAGAAGGACTCTGGATCAGAATGCAGCAGTTCACGGCTCGGTCCTTCGCCTCAGCCTGCTGAAGGGCATCTCCGCTCAGatagttgctgctgct GACAAAGTGGATGCTGGGCTGCCCACTGCAATA GCCATGTCTGGTGTTATTGCCGTAGGAACATCTCATGGTCTTGCCCTGGTGTTTG GAAAAG ACACCAACCAGGCTCTGCGGCTCTGTCTGGGCAGCAAGACAACCGGAGCGGAGTTCGGCGCCGTCTCGGCTCTTAGCATCAACCAGGACTGCTCACGTGTGCTGTGTGGCTTTGCCAAGGGTCAG ATTACAATGTGGGATCTCGCCAACGGAAAGCTTCTGAGGACCATCACTGATGCCCATCCTCCAGGGACGGCCATACTGCATGTGAAG TTCACAGATGACCCAACTCTGGCCGTGTGCAACGACAGCGGAGGGTCTGTGTTTGAGCTGACCTTCAG GAGGGTGATGGGGATTCGCTCATGCGACTCACGGTGTCTCTTCAGCGGCTCTAAAGGAGAGGTGTGCTGTATAGAACCGCTGCGGACTCCTCCAGACTTCAGAGACCACCCCATCACATGCTACTCTCTCCTAGCTATGGCTTCCCTAACCAAG ATTCTGATCATTGGACTCAAGCCCAGCCTGAATGTGTGGATGACTCTTCCCTACACTAAG TCTGACCCCAGCAGCGTGCCCCAGCTGGCCTGGCAGTTTGTTCCTGTCCAGAAGACGGTCAACCCCATGCTGGCCTTTTGTAAAGGAGActcagtccacttcctgctg GTGAAGAAGGAGGAGACGGACACCATCCATGTGATCAAGCAGAGGCAGCTGCAGCTGagctgtgacatcatcagcCTGAAC TGGATCAACAGCTGCAGCCTGGTGCTGCTGGACAGCCATGAGAAGCTTCACGTGGTGGACCGGCCCACTCAGGACATCCTGGAGACGCTGGACCTGGAGCAGGTGCAGCTGGTCTACAACAGTCGGCACTTCAAGTCCCTGGCAACCGGAGGGAACGTCTCCCAGGCTCTG GCGCTGGTTGGAGAAAAGGCCTGCTACCAGTCACTATCAAGCTATGCAGGACAGATCGTCTGCCTGGGCACCAAG TCAGCTCACATTATGTCCCTAAGGAACTGGAAAGAG CGTCTGGACTGTTTACTGAAGCAGGAGcatttcactgaggctctgtctCTGGCCTGGTCCTTCCATGAAGGCACCGCCAAGGCTGTGGTTG GCCTGCATGGAGATTCACAGAAAAGGAAGGCGGTTATCAGCGACAAG ATGGTAGAGATCCTTCTCCATTTTACAGAGTACGCTGTGAAGAAATGCCCAGAACAGGGCAAGCTGCAGGTCCTGGAGCAGCATTTCCAG GAAGTGGTGCCAGTCCTGGTGGATTATTGCCTCCTGCTGCAGAAGGC TGACCTGCTGTTCAACCAGCTGTACTCTCGGCTGGTGGAGAACATGGTTGCTAAGGGCGTCTTCCTGGAGTCACTGGAGTCGTACATCGTCGCCAATCGGCTTGGTCACATCACTACGCCTGTTATGAAGGACCTCCTGGCACATTACCATGACAACGGTATGATGGACAGCCTGGAGAGATGCATTGTCCATCTGGATGTTACCAGTCTGGACATACAACAG GTGGTCCAGGTGTGTTGGAACAACCAGCTCTATGATGCAGTGATCTATATTTTCAACCGAGGCATGAATGACTACATTACTCCAATGGAG aaactcTTTTCAGTGATTGGTCCTAGAGTCAGAGAGGGGCGGAGCCTAACAG gCGATGATGTGGTGATGGGGAATAAATTACTAGTTTACATAAG CTGCTGTCTTGCTGGAAGAGCCTATCCGATCGGAGACATCCCTGAAGATCTGGTTGTTCAGGTCAAATACCAG GTGTTTGAGTTCCTGATCCGTCTCCATTCAGGCGACTCCTCACAGAAGGAGGAAGTCTTCCCGTTTATTCACACACTCCTCCACTTTGACACTCGGGAGTTCCTAAATGTTCTTGCCATG ACGTTTGATGATGTCCAGAACGACAAGCAGGCCCTGGAGTACCAGCAGAGGATAGTGGACATCTTACTTCAG GTAATGGTGGACAACCCTGACTTCACTCCCTCCCAAGTCGGCGGTCTCTTCACCTTCCTAGCTCGGCAGCTGGCCAAGCCAAACAACACGCTGTTTGTGAACAGGAACCTTTTTGATCAG GTGCTGGAGTTCCTGTGTTGCCCTGACGATGACTCTCGACATACTGAACGGCAGCAG gttctgctggagctgctgcaggtcgGGGGTGTGGTCCAGTTCAACGAAGAACGGCTCTTCACGCTGGCAGAGAAAGCCAAGTT CTACCAGATCTGTGAGTTCCTTTATGAGAAAAAGCATTTGTACGACCGCATCGTGGACTGCTACTTACAGGACCCACTTCGAAAG GCGGAAATCTTCAGCTACATCCACAACCTGATGTCCATGCCGGGCTACAGCTCCGAGGAGAAGCTGAAGGTCAAggagaaggtgctgcagcacaTGCAG GAGCTGGTGAGCCTGGATCCTGGTAAATTAGCTGACCTGGTGGTGTGGCACTTCACAGAGGAGGTGCAGACCATcatctctgagctgcag gcttctctgtgtgtgtctctgcaggACGACAGTCTACTTTTCCAATTCCTCCGCTGCCTCCTGAAGTTTCA GGAAGGATGTCAGGCCACGTCCCGGCTGCCTCTGGAGTCTGAATTTTATGAGCTTTTGCTGGACCTGATGTGCCGCTTTGAACCACAGGAGCTTTTGAAGTTCCTCCACACCTCCCAGCATTACAGGCTTGAGGAGGCCATACAG ATAACAGAGAAGTACCACTGTAATGAAGCCAAGGCGTATCTGCTGGAGAAGAAGGGAGATATTCCTGGAGCATTTGCTGGATTGCTGCAG ACCTTGAAGGAAAGACTGGATGTCCTCGCTGCAGAGATGAGCGGCGGCATTGGAGGAGGAGTTGACGGACGGGACGAAGAGGAAGCGAATGGTGAATTCACACTGACGACAGTGAAGAGTTCACTCAACCAAATGATTCTCTTCTGTCATCGAAACTGTCAGAACCTTGATCAAGAGCAAAGGAAG GATCTGTGGTTTCCACTCCTGGACACCATGATGGCCTCTCAGAAGGAAGTCATGGGGCTCAGTGATAAACACATCTCAGATG GGCTGAAGGAGATGACCCTGAAGGTTCTCAACTGTATGAGCAGCTTTATTTCACTTCCTGCCATCATTCAGCAGATCCTACAG GATCCAGTTTATGGAAGAGGAAAGCTGGCGGAGATCCAGGGACTCATTCTGGGCATGCTGGACACGTTCACCTATGAACAG ACTCTgcttgaaacaacaacaaatctgCTGAACCACGACCTCCACTGGTCCCTGGCACACCTCCGCTCCGCTGTCACCAAAGGGCTTCATCCCCGTCAGGACTGCTGCAACATCTGCCTGCAGCACTACAAGAGGAAGCAGGACGCGTCCGAGGAGATCATCGTGTTCAG CTGCGGCCACCTGTACCACCTGCAGTGCCTGCAGCAGAAGGACAGTGGGTGGGGCGCAGCCTCAGAGCCGCAGCAGCCATGGAGGTGCTACAAGTGTTCCTCCAGCCATGGAGGAAGGGGCGGGGCTTGTTCTGAGCCAAACAGAAGCCGCAGCGCGTCTCTCGCCCAG ACTCGATTTTCATCAGGACATCATGAGAAAGGAACTGAGACTCACAGGAAGAAG GTGGTTGCTGTGGCAACATTGGATGTGCAGCAGGAGCTCTCCTGGGATCACTTGCGAGGGTTGTACAGGGGACCGTCCAGG CTGTCCATCCTCTCTGAGGTCTCGCACGGCCACAGCAGCGAGAAAGCAGGCTTCCTGCTTCCAGCCCAGCCAGAGAGTTTCCACCTGAAGctcgctcctcctcctctgtttgAGGAGTAG
- the vps8 gene encoding vacuolar protein sorting-associated protein 8 homolog isoform X3 produces MSQSPDSRSLLSASSQLNLMEVESIDDKEFDIPQVDTPPTLESILSQMEEEEEDPFVLEDTCLLNTDNMDAQSYDTSSLASSDSGDPAHLKRKRRTLDQNAAVHGSVLRLSLLKGISAQIVAAADKVDAGLPTAIAMSGVIAVGTSHGLALVFGKDTNQALRLCLGSKTTGAEFGAVSALSINQDCSRVLCGFAKGQITMWDLANGKLLRTITDAHPPGTAILHVKFTDDPTLAVCNDSGGSVFELTFRRVMGIRSCDSRCLFSGSKGEVCCIEPLRTPPDFRDHPITCYSLLAMASLTKILIIGLKPSLNVWMTLPYTKSDPSSVPQLAWQFVPVQKTVNPMLAFCKGDSVHFLLVKKEETDTIHVIKQRQLQLSCDIISLNWINSCSLVLLDSHEKLHVVDRPTQDILETLDLEQVQLVYNSRHFKSLATGGNVSQALALVGEKACYQSLSSYAGQIVCLGTKSAHIMSLRNWKERLDCLLKQEHFTEALSLAWSFHEGTAKAVVGLHGDSQKRKAVISDKMVEILLHFTEYAVKKCPEQGKLQVLEQHFQEVVPVLVDYCLLLQKADLLFNQLYSRLVENMVAKGVFLESLESYIVANRLGHITTPVMKDLLAHYHDNGMMDSLERCIVHLDVTSLDIQQVVQVCWNNQLYDAVIYIFNRGMNDYITPMEKLFSVIGPRVREGRSLTGDDVVMGNKLLVYISCCLAGRAYPIGDIPEDLVVQVKYQVFEFLIRLHSGDSSQKEEVFPFIHTLLHFDTREFLNVLAMTEESPSMRTDFPNTRSCCIQTFDDVQNDKQALEYQQRIVDILLQVMVDNPDFTPSQVGGLFTFLARQLAKPNNTLFVNRNLFDQVLEFLCCPDDDSRHTERQQVLLELLQVGGVVQFNEERLFTLAEKAKFYQICEFLYEKKHLYDRIVDCYLQDPLRKAEIFSYIHNLMSMPGYSSEEKLKVKEKVLQHMQELVSLDPGKLADLVVWHFTEEVQTIISELQDDSLLFQFLRCLLKFQEGCQATSRLPLESEFYELLLDLMCRFEPQELLKFLHTSQHYRLEEAIQITEKYHCNEAKAYLLEKKGDIPGAFAGLLQTLKERLDVLAAEMSGGIGGGVDGRDEEEANGEFTLTTVKSSLNQMILFCHRNCQNLDQEQRKDLWFPLLDTMMASQKEVMGLSDKHISDGLKEMTLKVLNCMSSFISLPAIIQQILQDPVYGRGKLAEIQGLILGMLDTFTYEQTLLETTTNLLNHDLHWSLAHLRSAVTKGLHPRQDCCNICLQHYKRKQDASEEIIVFSCGHLYHLQCLQQKDSGWGAASEPQQPWRCYKCSSSHGGRGGACSEPNRSRSASLAQTRFSSGHHEKGTETHRKKVVAVATLDVQQELSWDHLRGLYRGPSRLSILSEVSHGHSSEKAGFLLPAQPESFHLKLAPPPLFEE; encoded by the exons ATGTCGCAGTCTCCAGACAGCAGGAGCCTTTTATCCGCTTCTTCCCAGCTCAACCTGATGGAAGTAGAGTCG ATTGACGATAAGGAGTTTGACATTCCCCAAGTGGACACCCCCCCCACACTGGAGAGCATCCTGAGTCAG atggaggaggaggaggaggacccTTTTGTTCTGGAGGACACCTGCCTTTTAAACACGGACAACATGGACGCTCAGTCCTATGACACGTCCTCCTTGGCCAGCTCTGACAGCGGAGACCCGGCACACCTCAAACG GAAGAGAAGGACTCTGGATCAGAATGCAGCAGTTCACGGCTCGGTCCTTCGCCTCAGCCTGCTGAAGGGCATCTCCGCTCAGatagttgctgctgct GACAAAGTGGATGCTGGGCTGCCCACTGCAATA GCCATGTCTGGTGTTATTGCCGTAGGAACATCTCATGGTCTTGCCCTGGTGTTTG GAAAAG ACACCAACCAGGCTCTGCGGCTCTGTCTGGGCAGCAAGACAACCGGAGCGGAGTTCGGCGCCGTCTCGGCTCTTAGCATCAACCAGGACTGCTCACGTGTGCTGTGTGGCTTTGCCAAGGGTCAG ATTACAATGTGGGATCTCGCCAACGGAAAGCTTCTGAGGACCATCACTGATGCCCATCCTCCAGGGACGGCCATACTGCATGTGAAG TTCACAGATGACCCAACTCTGGCCGTGTGCAACGACAGCGGAGGGTCTGTGTTTGAGCTGACCTTCAG GAGGGTGATGGGGATTCGCTCATGCGACTCACGGTGTCTCTTCAGCGGCTCTAAAGGAGAGGTGTGCTGTATAGAACCGCTGCGGACTCCTCCAGACTTCAGAGACCACCCCATCACATGCTACTCTCTCCTAGCTATGGCTTCCCTAACCAAG ATTCTGATCATTGGACTCAAGCCCAGCCTGAATGTGTGGATGACTCTTCCCTACACTAAG TCTGACCCCAGCAGCGTGCCCCAGCTGGCCTGGCAGTTTGTTCCTGTCCAGAAGACGGTCAACCCCATGCTGGCCTTTTGTAAAGGAGActcagtccacttcctgctg GTGAAGAAGGAGGAGACGGACACCATCCATGTGATCAAGCAGAGGCAGCTGCAGCTGagctgtgacatcatcagcCTGAAC TGGATCAACAGCTGCAGCCTGGTGCTGCTGGACAGCCATGAGAAGCTTCACGTGGTGGACCGGCCCACTCAGGACATCCTGGAGACGCTGGACCTGGAGCAGGTGCAGCTGGTCTACAACAGTCGGCACTTCAAGTCCCTGGCAACCGGAGGGAACGTCTCCCAGGCTCTG GCGCTGGTTGGAGAAAAGGCCTGCTACCAGTCACTATCAAGCTATGCAGGACAGATCGTCTGCCTGGGCACCAAG TCAGCTCACATTATGTCCCTAAGGAACTGGAAAGAG CGTCTGGACTGTTTACTGAAGCAGGAGcatttcactgaggctctgtctCTGGCCTGGTCCTTCCATGAAGGCACCGCCAAGGCTGTGGTTG GCCTGCATGGAGATTCACAGAAAAGGAAGGCGGTTATCAGCGACAAG ATGGTAGAGATCCTTCTCCATTTTACAGAGTACGCTGTGAAGAAATGCCCAGAACAGGGCAAGCTGCAGGTCCTGGAGCAGCATTTCCAG GAAGTGGTGCCAGTCCTGGTGGATTATTGCCTCCTGCTGCAGAAGGC TGACCTGCTGTTCAACCAGCTGTACTCTCGGCTGGTGGAGAACATGGTTGCTAAGGGCGTCTTCCTGGAGTCACTGGAGTCGTACATCGTCGCCAATCGGCTTGGTCACATCACTACGCCTGTTATGAAGGACCTCCTGGCACATTACCATGACAACGGTATGATGGACAGCCTGGAGAGATGCATTGTCCATCTGGATGTTACCAGTCTGGACATACAACAG GTGGTCCAGGTGTGTTGGAACAACCAGCTCTATGATGCAGTGATCTATATTTTCAACCGAGGCATGAATGACTACATTACTCCAATGGAG aaactcTTTTCAGTGATTGGTCCTAGAGTCAGAGAGGGGCGGAGCCTAACAG gCGATGATGTGGTGATGGGGAATAAATTACTAGTTTACATAAG CTGCTGTCTTGCTGGAAGAGCCTATCCGATCGGAGACATCCCTGAAGATCTGGTTGTTCAGGTCAAATACCAG GTGTTTGAGTTCCTGATCCGTCTCCATTCAGGCGACTCCTCACAGAAGGAGGAAGTCTTCCCGTTTATTCACACACTCCTCCACTTTGACACTCGGGAGTTCCTAAATGTTCTTGCCATG ACAGAGGAATCTCCATCGATGAGAACGGATTTTCCCAACACACGCTCATGCTGCATTCAG ACGTTTGATGATGTCCAGAACGACAAGCAGGCCCTGGAGTACCAGCAGAGGATAGTGGACATCTTACTTCAG GTAATGGTGGACAACCCTGACTTCACTCCCTCCCAAGTCGGCGGTCTCTTCACCTTCCTAGCTCGGCAGCTGGCCAAGCCAAACAACACGCTGTTTGTGAACAGGAACCTTTTTGATCAG GTGCTGGAGTTCCTGTGTTGCCCTGACGATGACTCTCGACATACTGAACGGCAGCAG gttctgctggagctgctgcaggtcgGGGGTGTGGTCCAGTTCAACGAAGAACGGCTCTTCACGCTGGCAGAGAAAGCCAAGTT CTACCAGATCTGTGAGTTCCTTTATGAGAAAAAGCATTTGTACGACCGCATCGTGGACTGCTACTTACAGGACCCACTTCGAAAG GCGGAAATCTTCAGCTACATCCACAACCTGATGTCCATGCCGGGCTACAGCTCCGAGGAGAAGCTGAAGGTCAAggagaaggtgctgcagcacaTGCAG GAGCTGGTGAGCCTGGATCCTGGTAAATTAGCTGACCTGGTGGTGTGGCACTTCACAGAGGAGGTGCAGACCATcatctctgagctgcag gACGACAGTCTACTTTTCCAATTCCTCCGCTGCCTCCTGAAGTTTCA GGAAGGATGTCAGGCCACGTCCCGGCTGCCTCTGGAGTCTGAATTTTATGAGCTTTTGCTGGACCTGATGTGCCGCTTTGAACCACAGGAGCTTTTGAAGTTCCTCCACACCTCCCAGCATTACAGGCTTGAGGAGGCCATACAG ATAACAGAGAAGTACCACTGTAATGAAGCCAAGGCGTATCTGCTGGAGAAGAAGGGAGATATTCCTGGAGCATTTGCTGGATTGCTGCAG ACCTTGAAGGAAAGACTGGATGTCCTCGCTGCAGAGATGAGCGGCGGCATTGGAGGAGGAGTTGACGGACGGGACGAAGAGGAAGCGAATGGTGAATTCACACTGACGACAGTGAAGAGTTCACTCAACCAAATGATTCTCTTCTGTCATCGAAACTGTCAGAACCTTGATCAAGAGCAAAGGAAG GATCTGTGGTTTCCACTCCTGGACACCATGATGGCCTCTCAGAAGGAAGTCATGGGGCTCAGTGATAAACACATCTCAGATG GGCTGAAGGAGATGACCCTGAAGGTTCTCAACTGTATGAGCAGCTTTATTTCACTTCCTGCCATCATTCAGCAGATCCTACAG GATCCAGTTTATGGAAGAGGAAAGCTGGCGGAGATCCAGGGACTCATTCTGGGCATGCTGGACACGTTCACCTATGAACAG ACTCTgcttgaaacaacaacaaatctgCTGAACCACGACCTCCACTGGTCCCTGGCACACCTCCGCTCCGCTGTCACCAAAGGGCTTCATCCCCGTCAGGACTGCTGCAACATCTGCCTGCAGCACTACAAGAGGAAGCAGGACGCGTCCGAGGAGATCATCGTGTTCAG CTGCGGCCACCTGTACCACCTGCAGTGCCTGCAGCAGAAGGACAGTGGGTGGGGCGCAGCCTCAGAGCCGCAGCAGCCATGGAGGTGCTACAAGTGTTCCTCCAGCCATGGAGGAAGGGGCGGGGCTTGTTCTGAGCCAAACAGAAGCCGCAGCGCGTCTCTCGCCCAG ACTCGATTTTCATCAGGACATCATGAGAAAGGAACTGAGACTCACAGGAAGAAG GTGGTTGCTGTGGCAACATTGGATGTGCAGCAGGAGCTCTCCTGGGATCACTTGCGAGGGTTGTACAGGGGACCGTCCAGG CTGTCCATCCTCTCTGAGGTCTCGCACGGCCACAGCAGCGAGAAAGCAGGCTTCCTGCTTCCAGCCCAGCCAGAGAGTTTCCACCTGAAGctcgctcctcctcctctgtttgAGGAGTAG